In one Curtobacterium citreum genomic region, the following are encoded:
- a CDS encoding ABC transporter substrate-binding protein, translating to MRPHATTRDTAALSRRGFLLGAGGIGAGLALAACAPLGGSSSRPETITFYVSKPEVIGYFDDVIAKFHDSQSKIRVVRDSTSNMSANFVRNRPPDLGCLNYNYAMVSFVEHGALTDLSDLPEKDTINPDLWPLMQQTADYPGRTSVLPYSVTAASVIYNKRIFADQGLEVPTTWSAFRDVCERLVRAGITPMYGTYKDNWTIAQGMFDYSVGGMLDLQQTFAALDREGTRVGKGSRVSFEKDFAAPVDRMVDLLQWHQKGAASRGYGDGNLAFAQGKAAMYLQGPWALGEIAKSNKDVELGTFPFPATDDAADNKVRVNVDLGLWIPEASRKQEAAREFLSFLMSPAVSDRYNADNNGFGVRKDSPPVSNPALRGMQDSYDRAAFSLGASQLIPAEIPVANYLQSIAFGGAPAPQLRTLDGDWARLALRTAA from the coding sequence GTGCGACCACACGCCACCACCAGGGACACCGCCGCACTCAGCCGCCGCGGGTTCCTCCTCGGGGCCGGCGGCATCGGCGCGGGCCTGGCACTCGCCGCGTGCGCCCCGCTCGGCGGTTCGAGCAGCCGACCCGAGACGATCACCTTCTACGTGTCGAAGCCCGAGGTCATCGGCTACTTCGACGACGTCATCGCGAAGTTCCACGACAGCCAGTCGAAGATCCGCGTGGTCCGCGACTCGACGTCGAACATGTCCGCGAACTTCGTCCGGAACCGGCCGCCGGACCTCGGGTGCCTGAACTACAACTACGCGATGGTCTCGTTCGTCGAGCACGGCGCCCTGACGGACCTGTCGGACCTGCCCGAGAAGGACACGATCAACCCGGACCTGTGGCCGCTCATGCAGCAGACGGCCGACTACCCGGGCCGCACCAGCGTGCTGCCCTACTCGGTGACGGCGGCGTCCGTGATCTACAACAAGCGGATCTTCGCCGACCAAGGGCTCGAGGTGCCGACCACGTGGTCGGCGTTCCGCGACGTGTGCGAGCGGCTCGTCCGCGCCGGCATCACCCCGATGTACGGCACGTACAAGGACAACTGGACGATCGCCCAGGGCATGTTCGACTACTCGGTCGGCGGCATGCTCGACCTGCAGCAGACCTTCGCCGCGCTCGACCGCGAGGGAACCCGGGTCGGCAAGGGCTCCCGTGTCTCGTTCGAGAAGGACTTCGCGGCGCCCGTGGACCGCATGGTGGACCTGCTCCAGTGGCACCAGAAGGGCGCCGCGAGCCGCGGGTACGGTGACGGGAACCTGGCGTTCGCGCAGGGGAAGGCCGCGATGTACCTGCAGGGACCGTGGGCGCTCGGCGAGATCGCGAAGTCGAACAAGGACGTCGAGCTCGGCACCTTCCCGTTCCCCGCGACCGACGACGCCGCGGACAACAAGGTGCGCGTGAACGTCGACCTGGGGCTCTGGATCCCGGAGGCGTCGCGCAAGCAGGAGGCCGCGCGCGAGTTCCTGTCGTTCCTGATGAGCCCGGCGGTCAGCGACCGGTACAACGCCGACAACAACGGCTTCGGCGTCCGCAAGGACTCCCCACCGGTGTCGAACCCCGCTCTCCGTGGCATGCAGGACTCGTACGACCGCGCCGCCTTCTCCCTCGGCGCCTCGCAGCTCATCCCCGCCGAGATCCCGGTGGCGAACTACCTGCAGTCCATCGCCTTCGGCGGTGCCCCCGCTCCGCAACTCCGCACCCTCGACGGCGACTGGGCGCGGCTCGCGCTCCGCACGGCCGCGTAA
- a CDS encoding carbohydrate ABC transporter permease, with amino-acid sequence MATTTTEAITTADRRRRGGAAPRLQAGSRGRRKRIEPLFLVFLVPTLVLFTLAITLPAVMGIVLSFTDSVGFGEFRFTGLTNYVAVFSDPAILQAYLFTIGFSLVTVLVVNAIAFLLAIALTSKVRGKIALRAVFVLPMVISGIVIAYVFSFLFANSLPALATALGFAPLEQSILANPDLAWVAIVVVTAWQAIPSTLLIYIAGVLSIPGEVYEAAALDGASSWRQLVSITAPLTAGYILINLVIGFKNFLNSYDIIVGLTDGGPGTATTSVAMSIFKGFSSGDYAYQMANATIFFVIAVVIAVIQLRATRGKAAL; translated from the coding sequence TTGGCCACCACGACCACCGAAGCGATCACGACGGCGGACCGCCGCCGACGGGGCGGAGCCGCACCGCGCCTCCAGGCCGGCAGCCGCGGACGCCGGAAGCGCATCGAGCCGCTGTTCCTCGTCTTCCTCGTCCCCACCCTGGTGCTCTTCACGCTCGCCATCACGCTGCCGGCGGTGATGGGCATCGTGCTGAGCTTCACGGACTCCGTCGGGTTCGGCGAGTTCCGGTTCACCGGACTCACCAACTACGTCGCCGTGTTCTCCGACCCGGCGATCCTGCAGGCGTACCTGTTCACGATCGGGTTCTCGCTCGTCACCGTCCTCGTCGTCAACGCGATCGCGTTCCTGCTCGCCATCGCGCTGACGTCGAAGGTGCGCGGGAAGATCGCGCTCCGGGCGGTGTTCGTCCTGCCGATGGTGATCTCGGGCATCGTCATCGCCTACGTGTTCTCGTTCCTGTTCGCGAACTCGCTGCCAGCGCTCGCCACCGCACTGGGCTTCGCGCCGCTCGAGCAGAGCATCCTCGCGAACCCGGACCTGGCGTGGGTCGCGATCGTGGTCGTCACCGCGTGGCAGGCGATCCCGTCGACGCTCCTCATCTACATCGCCGGGGTCCTTTCGATCCCCGGCGAGGTGTACGAGGCCGCCGCCCTGGACGGGGCGAGCTCCTGGCGGCAGCTCGTGTCGATCACGGCCCCGCTGACGGCGGGCTACATCCTGATCAACCTCGTGATCGGGTTCAAGAACTTCCTCAACTCCTACGACATCATCGTCGGCCTGACCGACGGCGGCCCCGGTACCGCGACGACCAGCGTCGCGATGTCGATCTTCAAGGGCTTCAGCAGTGGCGACTACGCCTACCAGATGGCGAACGCGACGATCTTCTTCGTCATCGCGGTCGTGATCGCCGTGATCCAGCTGCGGGCGACCCGCGGGAAGGCAGCGCTCTGA
- a CDS encoding carbohydrate ABC transporter permease produces the protein MTMQAPLRPGTTATGSIRSVDADRTAGRRGGGRGDRANWPVTIVLVLCALSVLVPLYVTVTMAFKTTSQAVDGNAFSLPAPFSVDGFVQAWELTDFPRAFGVSVLIAAITVAGTILLASFTAYAIARNWERRLFRWSFFYLLAAMFLPFPVLALSQVKLTGLAHLDNPLGVAILHVMFQLSFSVLLFTAFLRSIPAELEESARIDGATTGQVFWRLVFPLLAPMSATVGIFAFLASWNDFVMPSLITSDPALQTLPVLQQMFQTQFSNNYNVSFASYLMAMAPAIIVYLVTQRWVMAGVTQGAIK, from the coding sequence ATGACCATGCAGGCACCCCTCCGACCGGGCACCACCGCGACCGGGTCGATCCGCTCCGTGGACGCCGACCGCACCGCCGGACGACGCGGCGGCGGCCGTGGCGACCGCGCCAACTGGCCGGTGACGATCGTCCTCGTGCTGTGCGCACTGTCCGTCCTCGTCCCGCTGTACGTCACGGTGACGATGGCGTTCAAGACCACGAGCCAGGCCGTCGACGGCAACGCGTTCTCGCTGCCGGCGCCGTTCAGCGTCGACGGGTTCGTCCAGGCGTGGGAGCTCACCGACTTCCCGCGGGCGTTCGGCGTCTCGGTGCTCATCGCCGCGATCACCGTCGCCGGGACGATCCTGCTCGCGTCCTTCACCGCGTACGCCATCGCCCGGAACTGGGAGCGCCGGCTGTTCCGCTGGTCGTTCTTCTACCTGCTCGCCGCGATGTTCCTGCCGTTCCCGGTCCTCGCACTGTCGCAGGTGAAGCTCACCGGGCTGGCGCACCTGGACAACCCGCTCGGCGTCGCGATCCTGCACGTCATGTTCCAGCTGTCCTTCAGCGTGCTGCTGTTCACCGCGTTCCTGCGGTCGATCCCGGCCGAACTGGAGGAGAGTGCACGCATCGACGGTGCGACCACGGGACAGGTGTTCTGGCGACTGGTGTTCCCGCTCCTCGCACCGATGAGCGCCACCGTCGGCATCTTCGCGTTCCTCGCGTCCTGGAACGACTTCGTGATGCCGTCGCTGATCACCTCCGACCCGGCGCTGCAGACCCTGCCGGTGCTGCAGCAGATGTTCCAGACCCAGTTCAGCAACAACTACAACGTGTCGTTCGCCTCGTACCTGATGGCGATGGCGCCGGCGATCATCGTCTACCTCGTCACCCAGCGGTGGGTGATGGCCGGGGTGACGCAGGGCGCCATCAAGTGA
- a CDS encoding glycoside hydrolase family 13 protein — protein MTDTLAQPAATTTDETWWRQASVYQVYPRSFADADGDGIGDLPGATSRVPYLASLGIEAVWLSPFYPSALADGGYDVDDYRDVDPRLGTLADFDDMVAALHGAGIRVIVDIVPNHTSDRHAWFREALAAPKGSPERDRYVFRDGTGPDGQEPPADWVSIFGGPAWTAVGDGQWYLHNFAKEQPDLNWANREVRDDFLHTLRFWSDRGVDGFRIDVAHGLAKDLPAGELPTWAEVLASPKDGAHILWDRDDVHEIYAEWRRVFDEYTPARTAVAEAWVAADRRARYASAEGLGQAFNFDLLEADFDAQQFRTIIEFNLGLAEQSGSSTTWVFSNHDVVRHATRYALPARNGAEEKQGAAWLLAGGRQEDLDRALGLRRAQAATLLELALPGSAYLYQGEELGLHEVGDIPDAERQDPAFFRNPGVDVGRDGCRVPIPWTRSGPSFGFGTGGSHLPQPAWFADSSVEAEDADPDSTLNLYRKALGLRGQLRSEEHLEWIETGRDDVLAFRRPNGWTSVTVFGDEPFALPTGELLLASAPVADGALSGVGTAWLRS, from the coding sequence GTGACCGACACCCTCGCCCAGCCCGCTGCGACCACCACCGACGAGACGTGGTGGCGTCAGGCGAGCGTCTACCAGGTCTACCCGCGCTCGTTCGCCGACGCGGACGGCGACGGCATCGGCGACCTGCCCGGTGCGACGAGCCGCGTGCCGTACCTGGCCTCGCTCGGCATCGAGGCGGTCTGGCTCAGCCCGTTCTACCCGTCCGCCCTCGCCGACGGCGGCTACGACGTCGACGACTACCGCGACGTCGACCCGCGGCTCGGCACGCTCGCGGACTTCGACGACATGGTCGCGGCGCTGCACGGCGCCGGCATCCGCGTGATCGTGGACATCGTGCCGAACCACACGAGCGACCGGCACGCCTGGTTCCGCGAGGCCCTCGCGGCACCGAAGGGCAGCCCGGAGCGGGACCGCTACGTCTTCCGCGACGGCACCGGCCCGGACGGGCAGGAGCCGCCGGCCGACTGGGTGTCGATCTTCGGCGGCCCCGCGTGGACCGCGGTCGGCGACGGTCAGTGGTACCTGCACAACTTCGCGAAGGAGCAGCCTGACCTGAACTGGGCGAACCGCGAAGTCCGCGACGACTTCCTGCACACCCTGCGCTTCTGGTCCGACCGCGGGGTCGACGGCTTCCGCATCGACGTCGCCCACGGTCTCGCGAAGGACCTGCCGGCCGGCGAACTGCCCACGTGGGCCGAGGTGCTCGCGAGCCCGAAGGACGGCGCGCACATCCTCTGGGACCGCGACGACGTGCACGAGATCTACGCCGAGTGGCGCCGGGTCTTCGACGAGTACACCCCCGCCCGCACCGCGGTCGCCGAGGCCTGGGTCGCCGCCGACCGCCGCGCCCGGTACGCCTCCGCCGAGGGACTCGGGCAGGCCTTCAACTTCGACCTGCTCGAGGCCGACTTCGACGCGCAGCAGTTCCGGACGATCATCGAGTTCAACCTCGGGCTCGCCGAGCAGTCCGGCTCGTCGACGACGTGGGTGTTCTCGAACCACGACGTCGTCCGGCACGCCACCCGGTACGCGCTCCCGGCCCGCAACGGCGCCGAGGAGAAGCAGGGCGCCGCGTGGCTGCTCGCCGGCGGCCGGCAGGAGGACCTCGACCGCGCCCTCGGGCTCCGGCGCGCGCAGGCGGCGACGCTCCTGGAGCTCGCGCTGCCCGGCTCGGCGTATCTGTACCAGGGCGAGGAGCTCGGCCTGCACGAGGTCGGCGACATCCCCGACGCCGAACGACAGGACCCGGCGTTCTTCCGGAACCCGGGCGTCGACGTCGGCCGCGACGGCTGCCGCGTGCCGATCCCGTGGACGCGCTCGGGGCCGTCCTTCGGCTTCGGCACGGGCGGTTCGCACCTGCCGCAGCCGGCCTGGTTCGCCGACTCGTCGGTCGAGGCCGAGGACGCCGACCCGGACTCGACGCTCAACCTGTACCGGAAGGCCCTCGGCCTGCGCGGCCAGCTCCGGTCCGAGGAGCACCTCGAGTGGATCGAGACCGGCCGCGACGACGTGCTCGCGTTCCGTCGCCCGAACGGGTGGACGAGCGTGACGGTGTTCGGTGACGAGCCGTTCGCACTCCCCACCGGCGAGCTCCTGCTCGCCTCCGCGCCGGTGGCAGACGGCGCCCTGTCGGGTGTGGGGACCGCCTGGTTGCGTTCCTGA
- a CDS encoding winged helix-turn-helix domain-containing protein: protein MSSSHPRHRLDDLLQNPVRFSVVAALDRAGTLSFREVRDALEVTDSALSKQASALEAAGYVTVGKAHVGRTPRTSLTLTRAGRLAWQAHLAALREIAGPVSSS, encoded by the coding sequence ATGAGCAGCTCGCACCCGCGACACCGACTCGACGACCTGCTGCAGAACCCGGTGCGGTTCTCGGTCGTCGCAGCGCTCGACCGGGCCGGGACGCTCTCGTTCCGCGAGGTCCGGGACGCGCTCGAGGTCACCGACTCCGCGCTGAGCAAGCAGGCCAGCGCGCTCGAGGCGGCCGGGTACGTCACGGTGGGCAAGGCGCACGTCGGCAGGACCCCGCGGACGTCGCTGACCCTGACGCGGGCGGGTCGTCTCGCGTGGCAGGCGCACCTCGCCGCGCTCCGGGAGATCGCGGGGCCGGTGAGCTCGTCCTGA
- a CDS encoding ABC transporter ATP-binding protein: MSGADISVQDFVMRFGDRDVVDGLSFDVAPGETFGLLGSNGSGKTTTIRALLGITTPTAGTLTVDGVPYRPATGGIGYLPEERGLYRKESVIDVMTYFGMLRGLRRPEATAWSTAYLERVGLADRAKLRVDKLSGGQQQKVQLGITIMDRPRLLILDEPTKGLDPVNRRLLLDLVAERKADGATVVLVTHHMDEVERLCDRILLLKDGRAAAYGSIPEVQDAFGGAVAHVTLDGSVPESPLYRVVRHEGHVAYLALTDAAAPDGSDVLAALVSAGVHVTGFTMRRIPLDEIFVQVYGHDAGHDDLPATSEHEETSTSTGTGTGASGAAA; encoded by the coding sequence ATGAGCGGGGCGGACATCAGCGTGCAGGACTTCGTGATGCGCTTCGGCGACCGCGACGTGGTCGACGGCCTGTCCTTCGACGTGGCACCCGGCGAGACGTTCGGCCTGCTCGGCAGCAACGGCTCGGGCAAGACCACCACGATCCGGGCCCTGCTCGGCATCACGACCCCGACCGCCGGCACCCTGACGGTCGACGGCGTCCCGTACCGACCGGCGACCGGCGGCATCGGCTACCTGCCCGAGGAGCGCGGGCTCTACCGCAAGGAGTCCGTCATCGACGTGATGACGTACTTCGGCATGCTCCGGGGTCTGCGCCGTCCCGAGGCGACCGCGTGGAGCACCGCCTACCTGGAGCGCGTCGGGCTCGCGGACCGCGCGAAGCTCCGCGTGGACAAGCTCAGCGGTGGGCAACAGCAGAAGGTGCAGCTCGGCATCACGATCATGGACCGCCCGCGCCTGCTCATCCTCGACGAGCCGACGAAGGGCCTCGACCCGGTCAACCGCCGGCTGCTCCTCGACCTGGTCGCCGAGCGGAAGGCCGACGGCGCCACGGTCGTGCTCGTGACGCACCACATGGACGAGGTCGAGCGGTTGTGCGACCGGATCCTCCTGCTCAAGGACGGGCGCGCCGCCGCGTACGGCAGCATCCCCGAGGTGCAGGACGCCTTCGGCGGTGCGGTCGCACACGTGACGCTCGACGGCAGCGTTCCGGAGTCGCCGCTGTACCGGGTGGTCCGGCACGAGGGGCACGTGGCGTACCTCGCCCTGACCGACGCCGCCGCGCCGGACGGATCGGACGTCCTCGCCGCGCTCGTGTCCGCCGGGGTGCACGTGACCGGGTTCACGATGCGGCGGATCCCCCTCGACGAGATCTTCGTGCAGGTCTACGGCCACGACGCCGGGCACGACGACCTGCCCGCCACGAGCGAGCACGAGGAGACCAGCACCAGCACCGGCACCGGCACCGGCGCGAGCGGGGCAGCCGCGTGA
- a CDS encoding ABC transporter permease, whose protein sequence is MSRLGTVVRFEFVRAVKKPAFWIGTLALPLVVVVVSLLVGVGQAAGADSVSSSSSAAKTPFHYVDRSGLVDRSVAARWGGSPSTDPEADRAAVRAGRLDLFVVYPRTPSSTPIHIEAADRGLFENGGYSTLAERVLEQSVAASVDDPESVSILRSPPDTDLRTWSDGHVAPGWLSIVPPFLYVAAFFGIVVLLATRMVTVVVEEKENRISEMILTTVTAGELIRGKVVAMLLVGFVQVGVFVVPGLAVALVGLPLVAARLGGLTVDPWRMVVGALLLVGGVLLASGLFVAVGAAVPSIKDASTLQSAAIFALIIPLYAAFFVMTTPGSPIAAFFTYFPTFTPITAMVRNAVGTLTLTESVACIVEVFATAALLLWFAEYLFRHSIAQYGSKVTLRQIAAWRRRRTPRTGR, encoded by the coding sequence GTGAGCCGCCTCGGGACGGTCGTCCGGTTCGAGTTCGTCCGCGCCGTCAAGAAGCCCGCGTTCTGGATCGGCACGCTCGCCCTCCCCCTGGTGGTGGTCGTCGTGTCGCTGCTCGTCGGGGTCGGCCAGGCCGCGGGTGCGGACTCGGTCAGCTCGAGCTCCTCGGCCGCGAAGACCCCGTTCCACTACGTCGACCGCTCGGGGCTCGTCGACCGCTCGGTCGCGGCGAGGTGGGGCGGCTCACCGTCCACCGACCCCGAGGCCGACCGGGCGGCTGTCCGTGCGGGGCGGCTCGACCTGTTCGTCGTCTACCCCAGGACCCCGTCGAGCACCCCGATCCACATCGAGGCCGCCGACCGCGGGCTCTTCGAGAACGGCGGCTACTCGACCCTGGCCGAGCGGGTCCTCGAGCAGAGCGTCGCCGCGTCGGTGGACGACCCGGAGTCGGTGTCGATCCTGCGCTCACCGCCGGACACCGACCTCCGCACCTGGTCGGACGGACACGTCGCGCCCGGCTGGCTGTCGATCGTGCCGCCCTTCCTGTACGTCGCGGCGTTCTTCGGCATCGTCGTGCTGCTCGCCACCCGCATGGTCACGGTGGTGGTCGAGGAGAAGGAGAACCGCATCTCCGAGATGATCCTGACGACGGTCACGGCGGGTGAGCTGATCCGCGGCAAGGTCGTCGCGATGCTGCTCGTCGGCTTCGTGCAGGTCGGGGTGTTCGTCGTGCCGGGCCTCGCCGTCGCGCTCGTCGGCCTGCCGCTCGTGGCCGCGCGACTCGGTGGCCTGACGGTGGACCCGTGGCGGATGGTCGTCGGCGCGCTGCTGCTCGTCGGCGGGGTCCTGCTCGCGTCCGGGTTGTTCGTGGCGGTCGGCGCCGCGGTCCCGTCGATCAAGGATGCCTCGACGCTGCAGTCCGCGGCGATCTTCGCGCTGATCATCCCGCTGTACGCCGCGTTCTTCGTGATGACCACCCCGGGGTCCCCGATCGCGGCGTTCTTCACCTACTTCCCGACCTTCACCCCGATCACCGCGATGGTCCGGAACGCCGTCGGGACGCTCACCCTCACCGAGTCTGTGGCGTGCATCGTCGAGGTGTTCGCCACCGCGGCGCTCCTGCTCTGGTTCGCCGAGTACCTGTTCCGCCACTCCATCGCCCAGTACGGCTCGAAGGTCACGCTGCGGCAGATCGCCGCCTGGCGGCGTCGCCGCACCCCGCGCACCGGTCGCTGA
- a CDS encoding TetR family transcriptional regulator C-terminal domain-containing protein gives MTDPDVHLVDEEALAERIVRGAIRAYRLYAFEMVDAVVVADTCGVRPEDVDRLFPSWDRLLLVTYDRWIQLRGTGRTTPATTVDHVRTTLAEDVADPGLVRLMAGVLTIAAADGDFAELFRKRFEEFVEELTRGLEADVRAGTERLGIPAHRAATQLLAVYEGLQIQMLVRPYLDVLVEYDQSVRTLRLGWREQETAAWDLDEVAVR, from the coding sequence ATGACGGACCCCGACGTGCACCTCGTCGACGAGGAGGCACTCGCCGAACGCATCGTGCGCGGCGCGATCCGCGCCTACCGGCTGTACGCCTTCGAGATGGTCGACGCGGTCGTGGTCGCGGACACCTGCGGGGTCCGGCCGGAGGACGTCGACCGCCTGTTCCCGTCGTGGGACCGCCTGCTGCTCGTGACCTACGACCGGTGGATCCAGCTCCGGGGGACCGGACGCACGACCCCGGCCACGACGGTCGACCACGTCCGGACCACCCTGGCCGAGGACGTCGCCGACCCGGGCCTCGTCCGGCTGATGGCGGGCGTGCTGACGATCGCGGCCGCGGACGGCGACTTCGCGGAGCTGTTCCGCAAGCGCTTCGAGGAGTTCGTCGAGGAGCTCACCCGTGGCCTCGAGGCCGACGTGCGCGCGGGCACCGAGCGACTCGGGATCCCCGCGCACCGAGCGGCGACCCAGCTCCTGGCAGTCTACGAGGGACTGCAGATCCAGATGCTCGTGCGGCCCTACCTGGACGTGCTGGTCGAGTACGACCAGTCGGTGCGCACCCTGCGGCTCGGGTGGCGGGAGCAGGAGACCGCGGCCTGGGACCTCGACGAGGTCGCGGTCCGGTAG
- the pnuC gene encoding nicotinamide riboside transporter PnuC: MSIVRWLFDAQLVIGDQTVLWREVVGNVFGLLSALGGMRRRVWAWPVGIVGNALLFTVFMGALFDTPNPVNLLGQAGRQVMFIAVSVYGWYRWTHRADDTVTVVEPRWASWRTRALLVLAMVGGTAVLTPVFRALGSYEPVWSDAWIFVGSLLATYGMAKGWVEFWLIWVAVDLVGVPLLFSAGYYASGLMYVFYGVFTLTGFFVWMRQRVRPSAAPITVG, from the coding sequence ATGAGCATCGTGCGGTGGCTGTTCGACGCGCAGCTCGTCATCGGCGACCAGACCGTGCTCTGGCGCGAGGTGGTCGGCAACGTGTTCGGACTCCTCAGCGCCCTCGGCGGGATGCGCCGCAGGGTCTGGGCGTGGCCGGTCGGCATCGTCGGGAACGCCCTGCTCTTCACCGTGTTCATGGGCGCCCTGTTCGACACCCCGAACCCGGTCAACCTGCTCGGTCAGGCCGGCCGCCAGGTGATGTTCATCGCCGTGAGCGTCTACGGCTGGTACCGCTGGACCCACCGCGCGGACGACACCGTCACCGTGGTCGAGCCCCGCTGGGCCTCGTGGCGGACCCGCGCGCTGCTCGTCCTCGCGATGGTCGGCGGCACCGCGGTCCTGACCCCGGTGTTCCGTGCCCTCGGCTCGTACGAGCCGGTGTGGAGCGACGCGTGGATCTTCGTCGGCTCGCTCCTGGCGACGTACGGCATGGCGAAGGGCTGGGTCGAGTTCTGGTTGATCTGGGTCGCCGTGGACCTGGTCGGTGTGCCCCTGCTGTTCTCCGCCGGGTACTACGCTTCCGGCCTGATGTACGTCTTCTACGGCGTCTTCACGCTGACCGGCTTCTTCGTGTGGATGCGCCAGCGCGTCCGGCCGTCGGCAGCGCCGATCACCGTCGGCTGA
- a CDS encoding aminoglycoside phosphotransferase family protein gives MWPTERDWRASVPRRLARAVERWDLRPGEPYAGGSVSHVVPVRLPDGGDAVLKLSLPHHEAEHEAAALAWWDGAGAVRLLDVDSDDPFVLLLEHCDPGTRLGERDDLSAEHRLRSAGGLLTRLWAAGVPDEDTFVSVADVTTGWASLAEDRMRELTPPFDPGLVRRGADLLRTLPSGAVRSVVVHGDANPGNVLAAGREPWLVIDPKPMVGDPAYDLCPLLVQVDDPFRAEDPLHAVRHRVVVLADTTGELADRIAAWCTARLVESALWSASRGALDDGLDAMTRAAVVDRLAD, from the coding sequence ATGTGGCCGACCGAGCGGGACTGGCGTGCGTCCGTCCCGCGCAGGCTCGCACGAGCGGTCGAGCGCTGGGACCTGCGTCCCGGCGAGCCGTACGCCGGCGGGAGCGTCTCGCACGTCGTGCCCGTGCGGTTGCCCGACGGTGGCGATGCCGTCCTCAAGCTGTCCCTGCCGCACCACGAGGCCGAGCATGAGGCCGCGGCACTCGCCTGGTGGGACGGAGCCGGAGCGGTCCGCCTGCTCGACGTCGACTCGGACGATCCCTTCGTGCTGCTGCTCGAGCACTGCGATCCCGGCACCCGGCTCGGGGAGCGTGACGACCTGTCGGCCGAACACCGCCTGCGCTCCGCCGGCGGTCTGCTCACCCGGCTCTGGGCCGCCGGGGTCCCCGACGAGGACACCTTCGTGTCCGTCGCCGACGTCACCACCGGGTGGGCGTCGCTCGCCGAGGACCGGATGCGCGAGCTCACGCCGCCCTTCGACCCGGGACTCGTGCGCCGCGGCGCAGACCTGCTCCGCACGCTGCCGAGCGGTGCCGTGCGGTCGGTGGTCGTGCACGGCGACGCGAACCCCGGCAACGTGCTCGCGGCGGGGCGGGAGCCGTGGCTCGTCATCGACCCGAAGCCGATGGTCGGCGACCCCGCCTACGACCTGTGCCCGCTGCTCGTGCAGGTCGACGACCCGTTCCGCGCGGAGGATCCCCTGCACGCCGTGCGGCATCGGGTCGTCGTCCTCGCGGACACGACCGGCGAGCTCGCCGACCGGATCGCCGCCTGGTGCACGGCACGGCTGGTCGAGTCGGCCCTGTGGTCCGCCAGCCGCGGCGCACTCGACGACGGCCTCGACGCGATGACGCGAGCCGCCGTGGTCGACCGCCTGGCCGACTGA